A window of the Eleutherodactylus coqui strain aEleCoq1 chromosome 8, aEleCoq1.hap1, whole genome shotgun sequence genome harbors these coding sequences:
- the LOC136577490 gene encoding GATA zinc finger domain-containing protein 24-like, with amino-acid sequence MSNYGNGNFVAGLVTGALLGGGPIYNPRVGYNGIIRPNGNIRPNWNYNGTWNNRPYWNNGRNWNNGGNWNNGGNWNNGGNWNNGAYRPYGNGNYWY; translated from the exons ATGTCTAACTATG gaaatgGAAATTTTGTCGCAGGACTTGTCACAGGAGCTCTTTTAG GTGGCGGTCCCATTTATAATCCACGTGTTGGATACAACGGGATCATTCGTCCAAATGGGAACATTCGTCCAAACTGGAACTATAATGGAACCTGGAACAATCGTCCATACTGGAACAATGGTAGAAACTGGAACAATGGTGGAAACTGGAACAATGGTGGAAACTGGAACAATGGTGGAAACTGGAACAATGGTGCATATCGCCCTTATGGAAATGGAAACTACTGGTACTAG
- the LOC136577492 gene encoding nacrein-like protein C1 encodes MSNYGTNGANIASTVAGALAGALLAGGGPRWNRPVNNSSVGYNGSNRPYGNNGVNWSNGVNWSNGGNWSNGGSGGNGVNWNNGGNGYNGVNWNNGGNWNNGGNGYNGGNWYNGGNGYNGGNGYNGRNGNIGGNRYNGSYQPNRPTGYWY; translated from the exons ATGTCTAACTATG GAACTAATGGCGCAAATATTGCCTCAACTGTTGCTGGAGCACTTGCCGGAGCACTTTTAG caggtggaggTCCCAGATGGAATAGACCAGTTAACAATTCAAGTGTTGGATACAACGGGAGCAATCGTCCATATGGGAACAATGGTGTAAACTGGAGCAATGGTGTAAACTGGAGCAATGGTGGAAACTGGAGCAATGGTGGAAGCGGAGGCAATGGTGTAAACTGGAACAATGGTGGAAACGGGTACAATGGTGTAAACTGGAACAATGGTGGAAACTGGAACAATGGTGGAAACGGGTACAATGGTGGAAATTGGTACAATGGTGGAAACGGGTACAATGGTGGAAACGGATACAATGGTAGAAATGGGAACATTGGTGGAAACAGATACAATGGTTCATATCAACCTAATCGCCCTACTGGATATTGGTACTAG